Proteins encoded together in one Mastacembelus armatus chromosome 15, fMasArm1.2, whole genome shotgun sequence window:
- the LOC113131404 gene encoding polymeric immunoglobulin receptor-like isoform X1, whose product MCSNVYWLTLFSLTDMAVHLSFLLIFTGLTGIDSITTLRKAAVEPGGSITIPCHYGSQYRNHVKYLCEGNYFSFCSIVVQTNTQHHSSRFAISDNKPQRIFTVIINNLTEMDTGYYWCGVEINGWSDDGNYFHLSVNRGTPSLYVVQQAITVSNGFNITINCHYKNSGEMKWCRLGGACVAGSSGTIDGTRVTINGSSPDVFTVIMSELTTESSGWYLCIKGDLDMPVHLTVTERHASSTTKSPTNSSPTATTPQHRVFILSFAIPLSLLIVIVVVALFMWFIFKRHQRNKAESTTTQDHTVDECLTYSDIVIKGNMRQMNEPTDESVIYSTPQTKKD is encoded by the exons ATGTGTTCAAATGTGTATTGGTTGACATTGTTCTCACTTACCGACATGGCTGTTCATCTCAGCTTTCTCCTCATCTTCACTGGACTCACAG GAATCGACAGCATAACTACACTCAGGAAAGCAGCAGTCGAACCTGGAGGTTCAATCACTATCCCATGTCACTATGGCTCTCAATACAGGAaccatgtgaaatatttgtgtgaAGGAAATTATTTTTCGTTCTGTTCGATTGTAGttcaaacaaatacacaacatcATTCAAGTAGGTTTGCCATTTCTGATAACAAACCCCAAAGAATCTTCACTGTGATCATAAATAATCTGACAGAAATGGACACTGGTTATTACTGGTGTGGTGTGGAAATTAATGGCTGGTCTGATGATGgaaattattttcacctgtcaGTCAACAGAG GTACACccagtctctatgtggttcaACAGGCGATCACAGTATCTAATGGCTTTAATATAACCATCAATTGTCACTACAAAAACTCTGGAGAAATGAAGTGGTGCAGGTTGGGCGGGGCTTGTGTGGCGGGCTCATCAGGAACAATAGATGGAACAAGAGTGACCATTAATGGGAGCAGTCctgatgttttcactgtgattATGAGCGAACTGACAACAGAAAGCAGCGGCTGGTATTTATGTATTAAAGGAGACTTAGATATGCCAGTACATCTAACTGTAACTGAAAGACACGCCTCTA GTACAACAAAGAGTCCAACCAACAGCTCACCCACTGCTACAACTCCACAGCACAG AGTTTTTATTCTCAGTTTTGCCATCCCTCTGAGTTTGTTGATTGTCATCGTAGTGGTGGCCTTATTCATGTGGTTTATCTTCAAAAGACACC agagaaacaaagcagaATCAACCACAACG CAGGACCATACAGTCGATGAGTGCTTGACATACAGTGACATCGTAATAAAGGGTAACATGCGACAAATG AATGAACCAACAGATGAAAGCGTGATCTACAGCACACCGCAAACTAAAAAAGACTGA
- the gtpbp2a gene encoding GTP-binding protein 2: MDARVSDLFGSGNGHGSGSQGVASNVKPGNGYGVAPKKACTKNHKKTKSRFSRNFKPSNNTPYLPPEAEEGNIEYKLKLVNPTQYRFEHLATQMKWRLQEGRGEAVYQIGVEDNGMLVGLSEDDMRASLKTLHRLAEKIGADITVLREREVDYDSDVSRKIAEVLIRKVPDDQQFLDLRVAVLGNVDSGKSTLLGVLTQGELDNGRGRARLNLFRHLHEIQTGRTSSISFEILGFNSKGEVVNYSESRTAEEICESASKMITFIDLAGHHKYLKTTIFGLTSYCPDFAMLVVSANTGIAGTTREHLGLAMALKVPIFIVISKVDLCTRATVERTVRQLERVLKQPGCNKVPMVVGSTDDAVTAAQQFAQSPNITPIFTLSSVSGESLDLLKVFFNIIPPLSNSKEQEELMQQLTEFQVDEIYTVPEVGTVVGGTLYSGICREGDHLVVGPTDSGQFHKLTIGSIQRNRSACRVLRAGQAATLALGNFDRSLLRKGMVMVSPEMDPTICWMFEAEIVLLFHAKTFHKGFQVTVHIGNVRQTATVEAVYGKEELRTGEKAVVLFKFIKHPEYLKEGAKVLFREGVTKGIGHVTKLRPIAQYQPSQSEDE, translated from the exons ATGGATGCGCGGGTATCGGACTTATTTGGCTCAGGAAATGGACACGGCTCTGGGTCTCAAGGTGTAGCATCTAACGTGAAGCCGGGGAATGGCTACGGGGTAGCCCCCAAGAAGGCTTGTACAAAGaaccacaagaaaacaaagagtCGATTCTCTCGCAACTTCAAACCAAGCAATAACACCCCGTATCTACCTCCGGAG GCTGAAGAGGGAAATATAGAGTACAAG CTGAAGCTGGTAAACCCAACACAGTACCGTTTTGAGCACCTGGCAACACAAATGAAATGGCGACTGCAGGAGGGTCGAGGTGAAGCTGTCTATCAAATAGGTGTTGAGGATAATGGTATGCTGGTGGGATTATCAGAAGATGATATGAGGGCATCGTTGAAGACGCTCCATAGGCTGGCAGAGAA aatTGGAGCTGACATCACTGTTCTCCGAGAGCGAGAGGTGGACTatgactctgatgtgtctcgTAAGATTGCTGAAGTTCTCATTCGCAAGGTGCCGGATGACCAGCAG TTCTTAGACCTTCGAGTAGCTGTACTGGGTAATGTGGACTCAGGCAAGTCCACTCTGTTGGGTGTTTTGACGCAGGGTGAGCTGGACAATGGACGGGGAAGAGCGAGGCTCAACCTCTTCAGGCATCTCCATGAGATTCAGACTGGACGCACATCAAGCATCAGCTTTGAGATCCTTGGATTCAATAGTAAAGGAGAG GTTGTGAATTACAGTGAGTCTCGTACAGCAGAGGAGATTTGTGAGAGTGCCTCTAAAATGATCACATTCATTGATCTGGCGGGTCACCACAAGTACCTGAAGACCACCATCTTTGGCCTCACCAGCTACTGTCCAGATTTCGCGATGCTGGTCGTCAGTGCAAATACTGGCATTG ctggtACAACACGGGAACATCTTGGTCTTGCCATGGCCCTGAAGGTGCCCATCTTCATCGTCATCAGTAAAGTGGATTTGTGTACGCGGGCCACCGTGGAGCGCACAGTGCGGCAATTGGAGCGTGTCTTAAAACAGCCAGGCTGCAACAAAGTGCCGATGGTGGTAGGCAGTACGGACGATGCTgtcacagcagcacaacagtTCGCCCAGTCACCCAA CATCACTCCCATATTTACCTTGTCCAGTGTGTCTGGAGAGAGTCTGGACTTGCTCAAAGTTTTTTTCAACATCATCCCTCCTCTCAGCAACAGCAAGGAGCAAGAGGAGCTTATGCAACAGCTAACAGAATTTCAG GTGGATGAGATCTACACAGTGCCAGAGGTGGGGACTGTGGTGGGAGGTACTCTGTATAG TGGTATTTGTCGTGAGGGAGATCATCTTGTAGTAGGGCCCACAGATTCAGGCCAGTTCCACAAGCTGACCATCGGGAGCATTCAGAGGAATCGCTCAGCATGTAGGGTACTCAGGGCAGGCCAGGCTGCCACGCTCGCCCTGGGAAACTTTGACCGATCACTATTACGCAAG GGCATGGTAATGGTCAGTCCAGAGATGGATCCTACCATCTGCTGGATGTTTGAGGCTGAGATTGTGCTTCTCTTCCATGCCAAAACCTTCCACAAGGGTTTCCAGGTTACTGTGCACATTGGCAATGTGAGACAGACTGCTACTGTGGAAGCTGTGTATGGCAAG GAAGAGCTAAGGACAGGGGAAAAAGCAGTGGTTCTCTTTAAGTTCATCAAGCACCCAGAATACCTGAAGGAGGGTGCTAAGGTGCTCTTCAGAGAGGGTGTGACCAAAGGCATTGGCCATGTCACAAAGCTGCGACCCATTGCCCAGTATCAACCATCCCAAAGCGAAGATGAGTAA
- the LOC113131404 gene encoding polymeric immunoglobulin receptor-like isoform X4, which yields MCSNVYWLTLFSLTDMAVHLSFLLIFTGLTGIDSITTLRKAAVEPGGSITIPCHYGSQYRNHVKYLCEGNYFSFCSIVVQTNTQHHSSRFAISDNKPQRIFTVIINNLTEMDTGYYWCGVEINGWSDDGNYFHLSVNRGTPSLYVVQQAITVSNGFNITINCHYKNSGEMKWCRLGGACVAGSSGTIDGTRVTINGSSPDVFTVIMSELTTESSGWYNKESNQQLTHCYNSTAQSFYSQFCHPSEFVDCHRSGGLIHVVYLQKTPEKQSRINHNGPYSR from the exons ATGTGTTCAAATGTGTATTGGTTGACATTGTTCTCACTTACCGACATGGCTGTTCATCTCAGCTTTCTCCTCATCTTCACTGGACTCACAG GAATCGACAGCATAACTACACTCAGGAAAGCAGCAGTCGAACCTGGAGGTTCAATCACTATCCCATGTCACTATGGCTCTCAATACAGGAaccatgtgaaatatttgtgtgaAGGAAATTATTTTTCGTTCTGTTCGATTGTAGttcaaacaaatacacaacatcATTCAAGTAGGTTTGCCATTTCTGATAACAAACCCCAAAGAATCTTCACTGTGATCATAAATAATCTGACAGAAATGGACACTGGTTATTACTGGTGTGGTGTGGAAATTAATGGCTGGTCTGATGATGgaaattattttcacctgtcaGTCAACAGAG GTACACccagtctctatgtggttcaACAGGCGATCACAGTATCTAATGGCTTTAATATAACCATCAATTGTCACTACAAAAACTCTGGAGAAATGAAGTGGTGCAGGTTGGGCGGGGCTTGTGTGGCGGGCTCATCAGGAACAATAGATGGAACAAGAGTGACCATTAATGGGAGCAGTCctgatgttttcactgtgattATGAGCGAACTGACAACAGAAAGCAGCGGCTG GTACAACAAAGAGTCCAACCAACAGCTCACCCACTGCTACAACTCCACAGCACAG AGTTTTTATTCTCAGTTTTGCCATCCCTCTGAGTTTGTTGATTGTCATCGTAGTGGTGGCCTTATTCATGTGGTTTATCTTCAAAAGACACC agagaaacaaagcagaATCAACCACAACG GACCATACAGTCGATGA
- the polh gene encoding DNA polymerase eta isoform X2 produces the protein MEHGKERVVALVDMDCFYVQVEQRLNPALRSTPCVVAQYKTWKGGGIIAVSYEARAHGVTRNMMVDDAKKLCPDLQVARVRESHGKADLTHYRDASVEVIEVMSRFAVIERASIDEAYMDLTATVQQRLKNMTDQQISPQLLSTTYIQGYPQISPDQEVSAENDVLDKEVQRSRGLQQWLASLPGPLSGGESSAEVQLTVGALIVEEMRAAVEKVTGFRCSAGISHNKVLAKLACGLNKPNRQTILPLGSVAELFSSLPISKIRNLGGKLGNSISETLGIKNMGDLTRFSQVQLEQHFGEKTGQWLYDLCRGIEFEAVKPRQLPKSIGCSKNFPGKTTLATKEQVQYWLHQLALELEERLTKDREVNGRVAKSLTVGVRQLGDKRPSSFSRCCALVCYDATKISSDSFAIIKSLNTAGNHQAAW, from the exons ATGGAGCACGGAAAGGAAAGAGTGGTGGCGCTGGTCGACATGGATTGCTTTTACGTGCAGGTGGAACAGAGGCTGAACCCGGCTCTAAGGAGCACTCCCTGTGTGGTGGCGCAGTACAAGACGTGGAAAGGAGGCGG GATCATCGCGGTAAGCTATGAGGCCAGAGCCCATGGGGTCACCAGGAACATGATGGTGGATGATGCAAAGAAACTATGCCCAGACCTCCAGGTGGCTCGGGTGCGTGAGTCTCATGGCAAGGCAGACCTGACACA TTACAGGGATGCCAGTGTGGAGGTGATCGAGGTGATGTCTCGCTTTGCTGTGATTGAGAGAGCCAGCATTGATGAGGCCTACATGGATCTGACTGCTACAGTCCAGCAGCGACTGAAAAACATGACCGACCAACAAATCTCACCTCAGCTGTTGAGCACGACATACATCCAAGGGTACCCACAAATCTCACCTGACCAGGAAGTGTCTGCAGAGAATGATGTCTTGGATAAAG AGGTGCAGAGGTCCAGAGGTCTCCAACAGTGGCTGGCATCCTTACCTGGACCTCTGTCTGGGGGTGAGAGCTCAGCAGAAGTGCAGCTAACTGTGGGGGCACTCATTGTTGAGGAAATGAGAGCAGCTGTCGAGAAAGTCACAGGTTTCCGCTGTTCAGCGGGGATATCCCACAATAAG GTATTGGCTAAACTAGCCTGTGGTCTGAACAAACCTAACCGACAAACTATTCTGCCTTTGGGCTCTGTAGCAGAACTTTTCAGCTCTCTACCCATCAGCAAGAT CCGTAACCTCGGGGGTAAGCTGGGTAACTCCATTTCAGAAACTCTGGGAATCAAGAACATGGGAGATCTGACTCGCTTCTCTCAGGTACAACTGGAACAGCACTTTGGAGAAAAAACAGG CCAGTGGCTGTATGACTTGTGTCGGGGGATTGAGTTTGAAGCAGTGAAACCCAGACAGCTTCCCAAGTCCATCGGCTGCAGTAAAAACTTCCCTGGGAAGACGACGTTGGCCACAAAAGAGCAG GTACAGTATTGGCTTCATCAACTGGCTCTTGAGTTGGAGGAGAGGCTAACCAAGGACAGAGaagtg AATGGTCGAGTAGCTAAGTCGTTGACAGTTGGTGTACGTCAGCTAGGGGATAAGAGGCCAAGCAGCTTCTCTCGATGTTGTGCTTTAGTGTGCTATGATGCAACCAAAATCTCCAGTGACAGCTTTGCCATTATCAAGAGTCTCAATACAGCAGGAAACCACCAGGCAGCATGGTAA
- the LOC113131404 gene encoding polymeric immunoglobulin receptor-like isoform X2, whose translation MCSNVYWLTLFSLTDMAVHLSFLLIFTGLTGIDSITTLRKAAVEPGGSITIPCHYGSQYRNHVKYLCEGNYFSFCSIVVQTNTQHHSSRFAISDNKPQRIFTVIINNLTEMDTGYYWCGVEINGWSDDGNYFHLSVNRGTPSLYVVQQAITVSNGFNITINCHYKNSGEMKWCRLGGACVAGSSGTIDGTRVTINGSSPDVFTVIMSELTTESSGWYLCIKGDLDMPVHLTVTERHASSTTKSPTNSSPTATTPQHRVFILSFAIPLSLLIVIVVVALFMWFIFKRHQRNKAESTTTDHTVDECLTYSDIVIKGNMRQMNEPTDESVIYSTPQTKKD comes from the exons ATGTGTTCAAATGTGTATTGGTTGACATTGTTCTCACTTACCGACATGGCTGTTCATCTCAGCTTTCTCCTCATCTTCACTGGACTCACAG GAATCGACAGCATAACTACACTCAGGAAAGCAGCAGTCGAACCTGGAGGTTCAATCACTATCCCATGTCACTATGGCTCTCAATACAGGAaccatgtgaaatatttgtgtgaAGGAAATTATTTTTCGTTCTGTTCGATTGTAGttcaaacaaatacacaacatcATTCAAGTAGGTTTGCCATTTCTGATAACAAACCCCAAAGAATCTTCACTGTGATCATAAATAATCTGACAGAAATGGACACTGGTTATTACTGGTGTGGTGTGGAAATTAATGGCTGGTCTGATGATGgaaattattttcacctgtcaGTCAACAGAG GTACACccagtctctatgtggttcaACAGGCGATCACAGTATCTAATGGCTTTAATATAACCATCAATTGTCACTACAAAAACTCTGGAGAAATGAAGTGGTGCAGGTTGGGCGGGGCTTGTGTGGCGGGCTCATCAGGAACAATAGATGGAACAAGAGTGACCATTAATGGGAGCAGTCctgatgttttcactgtgattATGAGCGAACTGACAACAGAAAGCAGCGGCTGGTATTTATGTATTAAAGGAGACTTAGATATGCCAGTACATCTAACTGTAACTGAAAGACACGCCTCTA GTACAACAAAGAGTCCAACCAACAGCTCACCCACTGCTACAACTCCACAGCACAG AGTTTTTATTCTCAGTTTTGCCATCCCTCTGAGTTTGTTGATTGTCATCGTAGTGGTGGCCTTATTCATGTGGTTTATCTTCAAAAGACACC agagaaacaaagcagaATCAACCACAACG GACCATACAGTCGATGAGTGCTTGACATACAGTGACATCGTAATAAAGGGTAACATGCGACAAATG AATGAACCAACAGATGAAAGCGTGATCTACAGCACACCGCAAACTAAAAAAGACTGA
- the LOC113131970 gene encoding otoraplin, with amino-acid sequence MNSPLVILVCMGLLHQTSRAVHLDKLADNKICGDADCSYVLSLATALDDFIAPDCRFINIKKNHKVYVYSKLVPEEGAGVFWSGSVYGERYVDQMGIIGYFPATVVKEMHTFKEDTVTIPTTDLDFYCE; translated from the exons ATGAATTCTCCACTAGTGATTCTGGTCTGTATGGGACTACTGCACCAGACATCGAGGGCCGTCCATTTGGATAAACTTGCAGACAACAAGATTTGTGGAGATGCAGACTGTTCAT ATGTTCTCTCCCTGGCCACAGCGTTGGATGACTTTATAGCTCCTGACTGCAGATTCATCAACATCAAGAAGAATCACAAGGTTTATGTGTATTCTAAACTCGTACCAGAGGAGGGCGCCGGAGTCTTCTGGTCTGGAAGT GTTTATGGTGAGCGGTATGTGGACCAGATGGGCATCATTGGATACTTCCCTGCAACTGTGGTGAAGGAAATGCACACATTTAAGGAAGACACAGTTACAATTCCCACAACT GACTTGGACTTCTACTGTGAGTAA
- the LOC113132007 gene encoding polymeric immunoglobulin receptor-like yields MAFPYILHLILAGFMGIHCEITVSKLSVTASGSITIPCLYNESYRNNVKYLCKGYYFNTCKTVVRTDEPTRRSGRFSVYDNRNQNIFAVSINDLTDKDKHYWCAMEIKYAKDVSQHFELSVTTGLPSLYVDQQEITVFEGGSVTVGCHYKYPTAPKWCRLGSTCVADESGSMEITPETINTHNPVLNVTMSAIKPEHSGWYLCAQDDLQMPVHITVKELTSTRITTSNNTAGKILTT; encoded by the exons ATGGCTTTTCCATATATTTTGCACCTAATACTGGCTGGATTCATGG GAATTCACTGTGAGATTACAGTGAGCAAATTGTCAGTCACGGCTTCAGGCTCCATCACTATCCCATGTCTGTATAACGAGAGCTACAGAAACAATGTGAAATACTTGTGCAAGGGATATTATTTTAATACCTGCAAAACTGTAGTTAGAACAGATGAACCAACAAGGAGGTCAGGAAGATTTTCAGTCTATGacaacagaaaccaaaacatcTTTGCTGTGTCTATCAATGATCTGACGGATAAGGACAAACATTACTGGTGTGCTATGGAGATTAAATATGCTAAGGATGTTAGTCAACATTTTGAGCTGTCAGTTACCACAG GTCTGCCAAGTCTGTATGTGGACCAACAAGAAATTACAGTGTTTGAAGGTGGAAGTGTGACTGTTGGCTGCCACTATAAATATCCAACAGCACCAAAGTGGTGCAGACTAGGAAGTACCTGTGTGGCAGATGAAAGTGGGTCAATGGAAATAACACCAGAGACCATCAATACACACAACCCTGTTCTCAATGTAACTATGTCTGCAATAAAGCCAGAGCACAGCGGCTGGTATTTGTGTGCCCAGGATGACTTACAGATGCCAGTGCATATAACTGTTAAAGAATTAACATCAACTCGAATTACAACAAGCAACAATACAGCAGGTAAGATACTAACCACCTAA
- the LOC113131404 gene encoding polymeric immunoglobulin receptor-like isoform X3, which translates to MCSNVYWLTLFSLTDMAVHLSFLLIFTGLTGIDSITTLRKAAVEPGGSITIPCHYGSQYRNHVKYLCEGNYFSFCSIVVQTNTQHHSSRFAISDNKPQRIFTVIINNLTEMDTGYYWCGVEINGWSDDGNYFHLSVNRGTPSLYVVQQAITVSNGFNITINCHYKNSGEMKWCRLGGACVAGSSGTIDGTRVTINGSSPDVFTVIMSELTTESSGWYNKESNQQLTHCYNSTAQSFYSQFCHPSEFVDCHRSGGLIHVVYLQKTPEKQSRINHNAGPYSR; encoded by the exons ATGTGTTCAAATGTGTATTGGTTGACATTGTTCTCACTTACCGACATGGCTGTTCATCTCAGCTTTCTCCTCATCTTCACTGGACTCACAG GAATCGACAGCATAACTACACTCAGGAAAGCAGCAGTCGAACCTGGAGGTTCAATCACTATCCCATGTCACTATGGCTCTCAATACAGGAaccatgtgaaatatttgtgtgaAGGAAATTATTTTTCGTTCTGTTCGATTGTAGttcaaacaaatacacaacatcATTCAAGTAGGTTTGCCATTTCTGATAACAAACCCCAAAGAATCTTCACTGTGATCATAAATAATCTGACAGAAATGGACACTGGTTATTACTGGTGTGGTGTGGAAATTAATGGCTGGTCTGATGATGgaaattattttcacctgtcaGTCAACAGAG GTACACccagtctctatgtggttcaACAGGCGATCACAGTATCTAATGGCTTTAATATAACCATCAATTGTCACTACAAAAACTCTGGAGAAATGAAGTGGTGCAGGTTGGGCGGGGCTTGTGTGGCGGGCTCATCAGGAACAATAGATGGAACAAGAGTGACCATTAATGGGAGCAGTCctgatgttttcactgtgattATGAGCGAACTGACAACAGAAAGCAGCGGCTG GTACAACAAAGAGTCCAACCAACAGCTCACCCACTGCTACAACTCCACAGCACAG AGTTTTTATTCTCAGTTTTGCCATCCCTCTGAGTTTGTTGATTGTCATCGTAGTGGTGGCCTTATTCATGTGGTTTATCTTCAAAAGACACC agagaaacaaagcagaATCAACCACAACG CAGGACCATACAGTCGATGA
- the polh gene encoding DNA polymerase eta isoform X1, translated as MEHGKERVVALVDMDCFYVQVEQRLNPALRSTPCVVAQYKTWKGGGIIAVSYEARAHGVTRNMMVDDAKKLCPDLQVARVRESHGKADLTHYRDASVEVIEVMSRFAVIERASIDEAYMDLTATVQQRLKNMTDQQISPQLLSTTYIQGYPQISPDQEVSAENDVLDKEVQRSRGLQQWLASLPGPLSGGESSAEVQLTVGALIVEEMRAAVEKVTGFRCSAGISHNKVLAKLACGLNKPNRQTILPLGSVAELFSSLPISKIRNLGGKLGNSISETLGIKNMGDLTRFSQVQLEQHFGEKTGQWLYDLCRGIEFEAVKPRQLPKSIGCSKNFPGKTTLATKEQVQYWLHQLALELEERLTKDREVNGRVAKSLTVGVRQLGDKRPSSFSRCCALVCYDATKISSDSFAIIKSLNTAGNHQAAWTPPLTLLHLSVSKFSDAPSAGKIAGFRSSDVTSTQSLFSTTPSSTQPPAELKPRSTLKQPGTIQSFFQKAAEKQKQKAMKEKEEEDEDPGTNISLPSSSAHKTNPTECQLETGTHCPDTSKNASSIAHSGVSSFFRKKNLERSLQASASTLTNPETGHMPVIKEDSEDAVVSDLQAKSTSHQPPLEEISDCQDIDPEVDQHHPSVDREDLLNCERCGQQVSVWEMPEHNDYHYALDLQNSLSSASGSVAASTSSSNPSSSSSASTVRVGAAGTTQSRGKTKNRHQSGPQPKKHRSQGGSTGTLDSFFKRN; from the exons ATGGAGCACGGAAAGGAAAGAGTGGTGGCGCTGGTCGACATGGATTGCTTTTACGTGCAGGTGGAACAGAGGCTGAACCCGGCTCTAAGGAGCACTCCCTGTGTGGTGGCGCAGTACAAGACGTGGAAAGGAGGCGG GATCATCGCGGTAAGCTATGAGGCCAGAGCCCATGGGGTCACCAGGAACATGATGGTGGATGATGCAAAGAAACTATGCCCAGACCTCCAGGTGGCTCGGGTGCGTGAGTCTCATGGCAAGGCAGACCTGACACA TTACAGGGATGCCAGTGTGGAGGTGATCGAGGTGATGTCTCGCTTTGCTGTGATTGAGAGAGCCAGCATTGATGAGGCCTACATGGATCTGACTGCTACAGTCCAGCAGCGACTGAAAAACATGACCGACCAACAAATCTCACCTCAGCTGTTGAGCACGACATACATCCAAGGGTACCCACAAATCTCACCTGACCAGGAAGTGTCTGCAGAGAATGATGTCTTGGATAAAG AGGTGCAGAGGTCCAGAGGTCTCCAACAGTGGCTGGCATCCTTACCTGGACCTCTGTCTGGGGGTGAGAGCTCAGCAGAAGTGCAGCTAACTGTGGGGGCACTCATTGTTGAGGAAATGAGAGCAGCTGTCGAGAAAGTCACAGGTTTCCGCTGTTCAGCGGGGATATCCCACAATAAG GTATTGGCTAAACTAGCCTGTGGTCTGAACAAACCTAACCGACAAACTATTCTGCCTTTGGGCTCTGTAGCAGAACTTTTCAGCTCTCTACCCATCAGCAAGAT CCGTAACCTCGGGGGTAAGCTGGGTAACTCCATTTCAGAAACTCTGGGAATCAAGAACATGGGAGATCTGACTCGCTTCTCTCAGGTACAACTGGAACAGCACTTTGGAGAAAAAACAGG CCAGTGGCTGTATGACTTGTGTCGGGGGATTGAGTTTGAAGCAGTGAAACCCAGACAGCTTCCCAAGTCCATCGGCTGCAGTAAAAACTTCCCTGGGAAGACGACGTTGGCCACAAAAGAGCAG GTACAGTATTGGCTTCATCAACTGGCTCTTGAGTTGGAGGAGAGGCTAACCAAGGACAGAGaagtg AATGGTCGAGTAGCTAAGTCGTTGACAGTTGGTGTACGTCAGCTAGGGGATAAGAGGCCAAGCAGCTTCTCTCGATGTTGTGCTTTAGTGTGCTATGATGCAACCAAAATCTCCAGTGACAGCTTTGCCATTATCAAGAGTCTCAATACAGCAGGAAACCACCAGGCAGCATG GACTCCACCCCTTACCCTGCTCCACCTCTCAGTTAGCAAATTCAGTGACGCTCCATCAGCAGGAAAGATAGCTGGTTTCCGTTCCAGTGATGTCACTTCCACTCAGAGCCTGTTTTCCACCACTCCATCCTCCACCCAGCCACCTGCTGAACTGAAACCTAGGTCAACATTAAAACAACCTGGCACTATTCAGTCCTTCTTTCAAAAAGCagctgagaaacaaaaacaaaaggcaatgaaagaaaaggaggaggaggatgaagatcCAGGCACCAACATATCTCTCCCATCTTCATCCGCTCACAAAACCAATCCAACTGAATGTCAGTTGGAAACAGGCACCCATTGCCCTGATACATCCAAAAATGCTTCATCCATTGCTCATTCTGGCGTTTCCTCTTTCTTCCGTAAGAAGAATCTTGAAAGAAGCTTACAGGCCTCAGCCTCAACACTGACCAATCCTGAAACAGGACATATGCCTGTTATTAAAGAAGACTCTGAAGACGCTGTTGTGTCAGACCTGCAGGCAAAGTCTACATCCCACCAGCCTCCTTTGGAAGAGATAAGTGATTGCCAGGACATTGATCCAGAGGTAGATCAACATCATCCCAGTGTGGACAGAGAAGACCTATTAAACTGTGAACGCTGTGGCCAGCAGGTGTCGGTCTGGGAAATGCCTGAACACAATGACTATCACTATGCCCTCGACCTGCAGAATTCACTCTCTTCAGCCTCAGGTTCAGTAGCTGCTTCCACCTCTTCTTCAaatccttcctcttcctcctctgcatcTACTGTCAGAGTAGGAGCAGCAGGCACAACCCAGTCCCGGGGCAAGACAAAGAACAGACACCAGTCAGGACCCCAACCGAAAAAGCATCGCTCTCAAGGTGGAAGCACGGGCACCCTGGATTCTTTTTTCAAGAGAAACTGA